The following are from one region of the Marinomonas sp. CT5 genome:
- the lon gene encoding endopeptidase La: MSDDEQYIDPQENNVEVSEDESVVISDPRGLALPDDVLPDTLFILPVSSRPFFPAQVQPVMVDAEQWEDTLERIAEHPQAVVGLVYADKKTKDTPSVDEFRSIGCVARVHKAEKQNDKLTFLAQGVKRFEVVEWLSEEAPYLARVRYITDVKSNDDESKAYSIAILDAIKQLIRLNPLFSEDLRQYLGRFSFNESGLLADFAASITSADAEELYDVLATIPVQARMHLALTLLRKELEIARLQNEISAEVNDKIGKHQRDFFLKEQLKIIQKELGISKDDRTSDVETFQERLDGKTLPKAVSEKIQEELHKLSILETGSPEYGVTRNYLDWATSLPWGVHSEDNLDIKLAREVLESHHAGLSDIKDRIVEFLALGAHRGEMGGSILLLVGPPGVGKTSIGKSIAESLNRKFYRFSLGGMRDEAEIKGHRRTYIGALPGKFVQALKDVEVENPVIMLDEIDKIGSSFQGDPASSLLEALDPEQNVEFLDHYLDMRIDLSKALFICTANQLDTIPAPLLDRMDVIRLSGYIGDEKLAIVKQHLWPKLLKKNKLLKKQLNITDAALRHIIEHYAREAGVRGLDKLLQKILRKSVVELMTGEKEHINVGVKDVETLLGMPYFRPEKTLQGVGVVTGLAWTSMGGATLPIEANKVHDLTRGLKLTGKLGDVMKESAEIAYSYVFSHTKSYQKAPEFFDKSLVHLHVPEGATPKDGPSAGISMATALLSLAKGEPVRRGLAMTGELTLTGQVLAVGGIREKIIAAKRSKISEVILPEPNRRDFEELPESVKEGMTVHFAERFADVEKVVFNRSNNHLH, translated from the coding sequence ATGAGTGATGACGAACAATATATTGACCCACAAGAGAATAACGTTGAAGTAAGTGAAGATGAGAGTGTTGTGATAAGTGATCCCAGAGGTCTCGCATTACCTGATGATGTGTTGCCAGATACTTTGTTTATTTTGCCTGTTTCTAGTCGCCCTTTTTTCCCCGCTCAGGTTCAGCCTGTGATGGTCGATGCCGAGCAATGGGAAGATACCCTAGAGCGAATTGCTGAACATCCACAAGCTGTGGTTGGTTTGGTATACGCGGATAAAAAAACGAAAGATACGCCTTCTGTTGACGAGTTTCGTTCTATTGGTTGTGTCGCCAGAGTGCATAAAGCAGAGAAACAAAATGATAAATTAACGTTTCTGGCCCAAGGTGTGAAGCGTTTTGAAGTGGTTGAATGGTTAAGTGAAGAAGCACCTTATTTAGCACGTGTTCGTTATATTACCGATGTGAAGTCGAATGATGATGAATCAAAAGCCTATTCCATTGCGATTCTGGATGCGATCAAGCAACTCATTCGTTTGAACCCGCTATTTAGTGAAGATTTAAGACAGTATCTGGGCCGATTCTCGTTTAATGAGTCTGGTTTGTTGGCAGATTTTGCCGCATCTATCACGTCGGCCGATGCAGAAGAGTTGTACGATGTGCTGGCGACTATCCCTGTTCAAGCTCGTATGCATCTAGCGTTAACCTTGTTAAGAAAAGAGCTTGAAATTGCTCGTTTACAAAATGAAATCAGCGCAGAGGTGAATGATAAAATAGGGAAACACCAGCGTGACTTTTTTCTTAAAGAGCAGCTAAAAATTATTCAGAAAGAACTGGGTATTTCGAAGGACGATCGCACATCAGATGTGGAAACATTTCAAGAGCGATTAGATGGCAAAACACTGCCGAAAGCGGTGAGTGAAAAAATTCAAGAAGAGTTACATAAGCTTAGTATTCTTGAAACAGGGTCTCCTGAGTATGGAGTGACTCGTAATTATTTGGATTGGGCAACGTCGCTTCCTTGGGGCGTTCATTCTGAGGATAACTTAGACATTAAACTAGCAAGAGAGGTTCTAGAGTCCCATCATGCTGGATTAAGTGATATCAAAGATCGCATTGTGGAGTTTTTAGCACTGGGCGCTCATCGTGGTGAAATGGGCGGTAGTATTTTATTGCTGGTCGGTCCTCCTGGTGTGGGTAAAACGTCGATTGGTAAATCTATCGCTGAGTCTCTGAATCGTAAGTTCTACCGTTTTAGTCTTGGTGGTATGCGGGATGAGGCGGAAATCAAAGGACATCGTCGAACTTATATTGGGGCTTTGCCTGGTAAGTTTGTTCAAGCCTTAAAAGATGTGGAAGTTGAAAACCCTGTCATCATGTTGGACGAGATCGATAAAATTGGCTCTTCGTTCCAAGGTGACCCTGCCTCTTCATTGTTAGAAGCGTTGGACCCTGAGCAAAATGTTGAATTCCTTGATCACTATCTAGATATGCGCATTGATTTATCGAAAGCCTTGTTCATTTGTACCGCGAATCAGTTGGATACCATCCCAGCGCCCCTGTTAGATAGGATGGATGTGATTCGTTTATCGGGCTATATCGGTGATGAGAAGCTTGCCATAGTGAAACAACATTTATGGCCTAAGCTGTTGAAGAAAAACAAGCTGTTGAAGAAGCAGTTGAACATTACTGATGCCGCGTTACGTCATATTATTGAGCATTACGCTCGTGAAGCGGGTGTTCGAGGGTTGGATAAATTGCTGCAAAAAATATTGCGCAAGAGTGTCGTTGAATTAATGACGGGCGAAAAAGAGCATATTAATGTCGGTGTGAAAGACGTGGAAACCTTATTGGGGATGCCGTATTTCAGACCCGAGAAGACATTGCAGGGCGTCGGTGTGGTGACAGGATTGGCTTGGACTTCTATGGGAGGAGCAACCTTACCCATTGAAGCTAATAAGGTGCATGACTTAACCCGTGGATTAAAACTTACCGGTAAACTGGGGGATGTGATGAAGGAGTCTGCCGAGATTGCTTATTCTTATGTTTTCTCACACACCAAGAGTTATCAAAAGGCACCTGAGTTTTTTGATAAGAGCCTTGTGCATTTGCATGTGCCAGAAGGGGCAACGCCTAAAGATGGCCCAAGTGCGGGCATTTCTATGGCGACGGCTTTGTTGTCATTGGCGAAAGGGGAACCTGTACGTCGTGGTTTGGCGATGACAGGGGAGCTGACCTTGACTGGGCAAGTGTTGGCCGTTGGTGGTATTCGCGAGAAGATCATCGCGGCTAAACGCAGTAAAATCAGTGAGGTGATTTTGCCTGAGCCTAATCGTCGAGATTTTGAAGAATTACCTGAGTCGGTGAAGGAAGGGATGACGGTGCATTTTGCTGAGCGTTTCGCAGATGTCGAAAAAGTTGTGTTTAACCGTTCAAATAATCATCTTCATTGA
- a CDS encoding glycosyltransferase family 9 protein — translation MSEVKKILVVRNDKIGDFVLALPAIQAIKNAFPSATLTALVPNYTKDIAQSFAWIDDIIIDPKDPQNKKSLVTELKKHKFDAVICLFSDSYNATLVRQAKIPVRVAPATKWVQFLYTHTLRQRRSKSLKPEFQYNLELAHYFIALLGGEDQPEMSPMFSYSPEEVTKQLNKLDALGVSVERKLCFVHPVTGGSSNTLTQGQWMKLIVFLDGIDHFHFVITAGPGEAPISQSLVDALQGLVSHVSLYDKNDGIADFMRSIATANLFVAGSTGPLHIAGAMDVPTIGFYPNKRSSKPLRWKTLNSEGRWLPFTTSGPEVSLADLDVTNLFDEIKTWYTNL, via the coding sequence ATGTCGGAAGTAAAGAAGATTTTAGTGGTACGCAATGATAAAATTGGCGATTTCGTCCTTGCTTTACCTGCCATACAAGCGATTAAAAATGCTTTTCCGAGTGCCACTCTGACGGCATTGGTGCCAAATTACACAAAAGACATCGCTCAATCTTTTGCTTGGATTGATGACATCATTATTGATCCTAAGGATCCCCAAAATAAAAAATCATTAGTAACAGAACTTAAAAAACATAAGTTTGATGCCGTGATTTGTTTGTTTTCAGACTCTTATAATGCCACTTTAGTTCGACAGGCTAAAATACCGGTTCGAGTTGCTCCTGCCACAAAGTGGGTGCAGTTTTTATATACCCACACACTGCGTCAGCGTCGTTCTAAGTCACTTAAACCTGAATTTCAATACAACCTAGAACTGGCTCATTATTTTATAGCGTTGTTGGGTGGTGAAGACCAACCAGAAATGTCACCGATGTTTTCTTATTCTCCTGAAGAGGTAACTAAGCAGTTAAACAAGCTTGATGCTCTCGGAGTCAGCGTTGAACGGAAATTGTGTTTTGTTCATCCTGTGACTGGTGGATCTTCTAATACGCTGACGCAAGGCCAATGGATGAAATTGATTGTTTTCTTAGATGGTATTGATCATTTTCACTTTGTCATAACCGCAGGGCCTGGTGAAGCGCCTATCTCCCAGTCGCTAGTTGATGCTTTGCAAGGCTTGGTGAGTCATGTCAGCTTGTATGATAAGAATGATGGTATTGCCGACTTCATGCGCTCTATTGCTACTGCTAACTTGTTTGTAGCTGGGTCAACTGGTCCATTACATATTGCTGGTGCGATGGATGTACCGACAATTGGTTTTTACCCTAATAAACGTTCCTCTAAGCCTTTGAGATGGAAAACGCTTAATAGTGAAGGTCGTTGGTTACCTTTTACCACCAGTGGGCCAGAGGTATCTTTGGCTGATTTGGATGTGACTAATTTGTTTGATGAAATAAAAACCTGGTATACGAATCTCTAA
- the waaF gene encoding lipopolysaccharide heptosyltransferase II, translated as MAKYLIVGPSWVGDMVMAQSLFITLRQHDKEAIIDVIGPNWSLPILARMPEVRNAITLPTGHGEWGIRTRRKLGHSLRSEKYDQSIVIPRSWKSALVPFFANIPHRVGFKGEQRYILLNERRRLDKGILNQTVKRFTSLGLPNEQAYPPANIPSPALRVDPTNLKRLYEQHNLSNKPAIALMAGAEFGPSKQWPIAYFHQLAKSAVNSGYQVWVLGGPKDQADGDKIVAELGEFAINLCGKTQLVDAIDLLSAAEKAVSNDSGLMHIAASVGTEVHGIYGSTSELFTPPLTENKTIHNLHLECSPCFKRTCPLGHTNCQNQLLPEMLIDALNLSSSESSL; from the coding sequence ATGGCTAAATATTTAATTGTTGGACCATCTTGGGTTGGCGACATGGTTATGGCTCAAAGCCTCTTTATTACGCTAAGACAGCATGATAAAGAGGCGATTATTGATGTTATTGGCCCAAATTGGTCCCTACCAATCCTAGCTCGAATGCCTGAGGTACGAAACGCAATCACTTTGCCTACAGGTCATGGAGAATGGGGCATTCGTACCCGCCGTAAACTGGGTCACTCTCTTCGCTCTGAAAAATACGATCAGTCCATCGTCATACCTCGCTCATGGAAATCGGCATTGGTACCATTCTTTGCCAATATTCCTCACCGGGTCGGCTTTAAAGGTGAGCAGCGTTACATCCTACTTAACGAACGTCGCAGATTAGACAAAGGGATTTTAAATCAGACGGTAAAACGCTTTACTTCATTGGGGCTCCCCAATGAGCAGGCTTATCCACCGGCGAATATACCGTCTCCAGCACTTCGTGTTGACCCAACCAACCTAAAGCGCCTTTACGAACAACACAATTTATCAAATAAACCCGCCATCGCCCTGATGGCTGGCGCTGAGTTTGGCCCATCAAAACAATGGCCGATTGCCTATTTTCATCAATTAGCGAAAAGTGCGGTGAATTCTGGCTACCAAGTTTGGGTTCTTGGCGGACCAAAAGACCAAGCGGATGGCGATAAAATAGTGGCCGAACTTGGTGAGTTTGCCATCAATTTGTGTGGCAAGACTCAACTTGTTGATGCTATCGACTTACTTTCAGCTGCCGAAAAAGCTGTCAGTAATGATTCTGGCTTAATGCATATTGCCGCCTCCGTAGGAACAGAGGTCCACGGCATTTATGGATCAACCAGTGAATTATTTACTCCTCCATTAACAGAGAACAAAACGATTCATAACCTACACCTTGAATGCTCTCCTTGCTTCAAACGCACCTGCCCTCTTGGACATACAAACTGCCAAAACCAACTGCTTCCAGAAATGTTAATTGATGCTTTAAACCTTTCATCTTCGGAATCCTCTTTATGA
- a CDS encoding MATE family efflux transporter, protein MPAPAKLTEGSTFKHVVVMSATGAFGLMCMFLVDLVDMLFLSMLGEKEAVAAVGFASTVMFFTISLSIAVAIAATALVSRAIGEGQVELAKRRAVNVLAFGIFFSSGVVWLIWPNIPHILLYIGATGRTLDLATGYLQILVIGMPAVMIGMIGSGIMRALGDARRAMYATMVGGLVNALLDPIFIFVFGLGVQGAAIASLIARFSMVAVSYYGVVHIHKMLGQFDLMDFFKDVKSISMIAIPAMLTNMSSPLANAIVMEHTASFGDDAVAAIAVIGRIIPVVFGGIFALSGAVGPILGQNYGAGRFDRMHSAMTSAVVYALGYCLVLCFALYHMQDWLVSVFHASQGSADMIRFFATYTSFSFFFQSLLFIAIAAFNNLGKPLNSTLLNFGRATLGTWPLIIIFSLFMGAEGILFGQAMGSVIFGCLGFYMARSYIAELEEKEACEILPTTSHGYDEVL, encoded by the coding sequence ATGCCAGCTCCGGCAAAGCTTACAGAAGGTTCAACCTTTAAGCATGTTGTTGTCATGTCAGCCACAGGTGCATTTGGATTAATGTGCATGTTCTTGGTTGATTTGGTTGATATGCTCTTTCTGTCTATGCTTGGTGAAAAAGAAGCTGTGGCCGCCGTGGGGTTTGCCAGTACGGTTATGTTTTTTACCATTTCCTTGAGCATTGCGGTGGCTATTGCGGCAACGGCGTTGGTCTCTAGAGCGATTGGAGAAGGTCAGGTTGAGCTTGCAAAGCGTCGAGCCGTCAATGTCTTGGCATTTGGTATTTTCTTTTCTAGCGGTGTGGTTTGGCTTATTTGGCCTAATATTCCTCATATTCTTTTATATATCGGGGCCACTGGTCGAACATTAGACTTGGCAACTGGATATTTACAGATTTTGGTCATAGGCATGCCTGCGGTCATGATTGGCATGATCGGTTCTGGCATTATGAGAGCTTTGGGCGACGCTCGACGTGCTATGTATGCGACTATGGTTGGCGGCTTAGTCAATGCGTTACTCGACCCTATTTTTATTTTCGTTTTTGGCTTAGGGGTGCAAGGGGCTGCTATTGCTTCTCTAATCGCACGTTTTTCTATGGTGGCTGTGTCTTATTACGGCGTAGTTCATATCCATAAGATGTTGGGCCAATTTGATTTAATGGACTTTTTTAAAGACGTTAAATCGATTTCTATGATTGCCATTCCTGCCATGCTAACCAACATGTCTTCTCCTTTAGCGAATGCCATTGTGATGGAGCATACGGCTTCATTTGGTGATGATGCTGTTGCGGCGATAGCGGTGATAGGGCGGATCATTCCTGTTGTGTTTGGTGGGATATTTGCTTTGTCTGGTGCGGTTGGGCCTATCTTAGGGCAAAACTATGGAGCAGGACGTTTTGATCGAATGCACAGCGCAATGACTAGTGCGGTAGTTTATGCTTTGGGTTACTGCTTGGTGTTGTGTTTTGCTCTTTATCATATGCAAGATTGGCTGGTATCGGTATTTCATGCCTCACAGGGTAGTGCCGATATGATTCGATTTTTTGCTACCTATACCTCTTTTAGTTTTTTCTTTCAGAGCTTGTTGTTTATTGCGATTGCGGCTTTTAATAATCTCGGCAAACCTTTGAACAGCACTTTGCTGAACTTTGGCCGAGCTACGTTAGGAACCTGGCCCCTTATTATTATCTTCTCTCTCTTTATGGGGGCGGAAGGCATCCTTTTTGGGCAAGCTATGGGGTCGGTAATTTTTGGTTGCTTAGGGTTTTATATGGCAAGGAGCTACATTGCTGAACTAGAAGAAAAAGAAGCTTGTGAGATCTTGCCAACGACTAGTCATGGTTATGATGAGGTTCTCTAA
- a CDS encoding glycosyltransferase family 4 protein has protein sequence MSNKMNVLHICLSTGFGGLEMYPMRVGATMMSLGCKVYGMGQTGTPTNARMVETFDSTLSLASRGEGYRKLFRLAQWIKQREIDVVHCHKSSDLTLAVLLKKLCGFKLIYTDHMGAKRSKRDFYHRFIYRNVDLVLSISNFTRGRNVKALPMPEDKIKRLWYGTEIAEVEDIELDLKAELSLPSDTILIGIVGRLSNGKGHLELLKALKQLTLSQAHLVVVGGLTAETGGSTDYVQMLQSYVAENDLQNKVTFYGFTNKPDILLKTVDVVVIPSHNEAFGLTVIEAMAARKAIVGSSHGAIPELLEDTGVVVDPFDTQAFANAIDKLSSSSEERDRLSNMARKRACEFFDQKKHVDTLLEIYKTC, from the coding sequence ATGTCTAATAAGATGAATGTACTGCACATTTGCCTTTCAACCGGCTTTGGCGGTTTGGAAATGTACCCTATGCGAGTCGGGGCAACAATGATGTCTTTGGGTTGTAAGGTGTACGGTATGGGGCAAACTGGTACACCAACGAATGCTCGTATGGTAGAGACATTTGATAGTACGTTATCGTTAGCCAGTCGTGGTGAAGGGTATCGAAAACTGTTTCGTCTTGCGCAATGGATTAAGCAGCGTGAGATTGACGTTGTTCACTGCCATAAATCGAGCGATTTGACGCTGGCTGTTTTATTAAAGAAATTATGTGGTTTTAAATTGATTTACACTGACCACATGGGGGCTAAACGATCAAAAAGAGATTTTTACCATCGCTTTATTTATCGCAATGTGGATTTAGTATTATCCATCAGCAACTTTACCCGAGGTCGAAATGTTAAAGCGCTTCCTATGCCAGAAGATAAAATAAAGAGATTGTGGTACGGAACGGAAATCGCCGAAGTCGAAGATATCGAACTTGATTTAAAGGCTGAGTTATCATTGCCTTCGGATACTATTTTAATTGGTATTGTCGGTCGCCTATCAAATGGTAAAGGGCATCTAGAACTATTAAAAGCCTTAAAACAGTTGACGCTAAGTCAGGCACATCTTGTTGTAGTTGGTGGCCTAACTGCTGAAACGGGCGGTTCGACAGACTATGTGCAGATGCTTCAGTCATATGTTGCCGAAAACGATTTGCAAAATAAAGTGACATTTTATGGCTTCACTAATAAGCCCGATATCTTGTTGAAGACTGTTGATGTGGTAGTGATTCCTTCACACAATGAAGCATTTGGGTTGACAGTGATTGAAGCTATGGCGGCAAGAAAAGCCATTGTTGGCTCCAGTCACGGCGCGATTCCTGAGCTTTTAGAAGACACGGGCGTTGTTGTGGACCCCTTTGATACTCAAGCTTTTGCCAATGCGATAGACAAGCTTAGCTCTAGTAGTGAAGAAAGGGATCGTTTGTCTAATATGGCAAGAAAACGTGCTTGTGAATTCTTTGATCAGAAGAAGCACGTTGATACTTTGTTAGAAATTTATAAAACCTGCTGA
- the rfaD gene encoding ADP-glyceromanno-heptose 6-epimerase: MYIVTGGAGFIGSNIIKALNNKGIKNILLVDDLTDGKKCLNLSDLDIADYMDMYDFLDAIKNNTLGINPIAVFHEGACSATTEWNGKFVMDVNYQYSKAVLDFCLKHDAPFSYASSASVYGSGPIFQESRENEKPLNMYAYSKFQFDQYVRTILPTAKSQIVGFRYFNVYGPREQHKGSMASVAFHLRNQVLADENPKLFGAYDGYEAGGQSRDFIYVEDLVNTKLWFLENTQKSGIFNLGTGKAEPFRTIAETVIAHYKKGEIEYIPFPEHLKGAYQSFTQADITKLREAGYEGSFRGLAQGVQDYLGWLDSNG; this comes from the coding sequence ATGTATATAGTAACTGGCGGCGCTGGCTTTATTGGCAGCAACATCATCAAGGCATTAAATAATAAAGGCATTAAAAATATCCTTTTGGTCGATGACCTAACAGATGGTAAAAAATGTCTCAATCTATCAGATCTTGATATTGCCGATTACATGGACATGTACGACTTTTTGGACGCGATAAAAAACAATACGCTAGGTATTAATCCAATTGCAGTATTTCATGAAGGAGCCTGCTCTGCGACGACAGAGTGGAATGGCAAATTTGTCATGGATGTTAACTACCAATACTCAAAAGCCGTATTGGACTTTTGTTTAAAACATGATGCGCCATTCTCTTATGCATCTTCTGCTTCTGTTTATGGTTCAGGCCCTATATTCCAAGAGTCTCGTGAAAACGAAAAACCTCTTAATATGTACGCCTACTCTAAATTTCAATTTGACCAATACGTTCGTACTATTCTACCTACAGCCAAAAGCCAGATTGTGGGCTTTCGCTATTTCAATGTCTATGGACCACGAGAGCAGCACAAAGGAAGCATGGCCAGCGTTGCTTTTCATTTACGTAATCAAGTACTTGCTGACGAAAATCCAAAACTGTTCGGTGCTTATGATGGTTACGAAGCAGGCGGACAAAGTCGAGATTTTATTTACGTTGAAGACCTAGTGAATACCAAACTTTGGTTCTTAGAAAACACCCAAAAATCTGGAATTTTCAACTTAGGAACAGGAAAAGCCGAGCCTTTTCGTACCATTGCGGAAACCGTCATTGCCCATTATAAAAAAGGCGAAATCGAATACATTCCCTTCCCAGAACACCTAAAAGGCGCATACCAAAGCTTTACTCAAGCCGATATAACCAAACTTCGTGAAGCTGGCTACGAAGGAAGCTTCCGAGGGTTGGCCCAAGGCGTTCAGGACTACTTAGGTTGGCTCGATTCTAATGGCTAA
- a CDS encoding TlyA family RNA methyltransferase, which yields MLRIDLILTEQGLAKSRSQAQTFISEGKVSYKQNQSWIKVSKPSLKLPPDIELNVIADEADKYVSRGALKLEGALLHTQLNIDNFLVLDIGQSTGGFSDCAIQHGAAHVVGVEVGHGQLDPRLQNHPNITCLEGINARNLSVEDLQDHFPAEGFDLAVMDVSFISQTKILPQLPKLLSKTGHLITLVKPQFEVGKEFIGKGGIVKDKGRVKQLEKDIQDVVKALGFEVKCYIESPIKGGDGNQEFLLWATKKDT from the coding sequence ATGTTACGTATCGACCTTATCCTTACTGAGCAAGGCCTAGCTAAATCTCGCTCACAAGCACAAACCTTTATTAGTGAAGGAAAAGTTTCATACAAACAAAACCAATCTTGGATAAAAGTCAGTAAACCCAGCTTAAAGCTTCCTCCAGACATTGAACTCAATGTTATCGCAGACGAGGCAGACAAATACGTGTCCCGTGGTGCGTTGAAACTTGAAGGCGCTTTACTGCATACACAGCTCAATATCGACAACTTCCTTGTGTTAGATATCGGCCAATCTACCGGAGGCTTTAGCGATTGCGCCATTCAACATGGTGCGGCACATGTTGTTGGCGTAGAGGTAGGACATGGACAGCTAGATCCACGATTACAAAATCATCCAAATATTACTTGTCTAGAAGGGATAAACGCACGAAACCTAAGCGTTGAAGACTTACAAGATCACTTTCCAGCAGAAGGCTTTGACCTAGCTGTGATGGATGTTTCTTTTATCTCACAGACAAAGATTTTGCCACAACTTCCCAAATTACTAAGCAAAACAGGCCACCTAATCACCTTGGTAAAGCCACAATTTGAGGTAGGCAAAGAGTTCATTGGTAAAGGCGGGATTGTAAAAGACAAAGGGCGAGTCAAGCAGCTTGAGAAAGACATTCAGGACGTCGTAAAAGCGCTTGGTTTTGAGGTGAAGTGTTATATAGAGAGCCCAATAAAAGGCGGGGATGGAAATCAGGAATTTCTACTTTGGGCCACAAAGAAAGACACCTAA
- a CDS encoding sulfurtransferase encodes MLLKTLIDTNELALLLGQPNVVVLDCRFYLADHAKGKLEYDKGHIPGAIFVDVHHELAAPETELTGRHPLPDVTTFSKQLQIWGIDSNTQVIVYDDMGGAIAARAWWMLSQQNIQTRVLDGGFPKWRRENREVSVKAPNSIMSEYCFSVSFPWAVDEQAIVENFETNQFQLVDARAADRFNGENETMDPIAGHIPGAINRPFSDNLDAEGCFKPAEQLHVEWQDWLSNSSDAYVYYCGSGVTACHNVLALNYAGIEAKQVYVGSWSQWSKRMLRASKSL; translated from the coding sequence GTGCTATTAAAAACACTCATTGATACAAATGAATTGGCCCTGTTACTTGGGCAGCCGAATGTGGTTGTTTTAGATTGTCGGTTTTATTTGGCTGACCATGCTAAAGGAAAATTAGAATACGATAAGGGTCATATCCCCGGTGCTATTTTTGTCGATGTGCACCATGAACTTGCAGCACCAGAGACGGAGCTTACGGGCCGCCATCCATTGCCAGACGTGACTACTTTTTCCAAGCAATTGCAAATCTGGGGGATAGACTCAAATACTCAGGTAATTGTTTATGATGATATGGGAGGGGCGATTGCCGCCCGTGCTTGGTGGATGCTAAGCCAACAAAATATACAAACTCGAGTGTTAGATGGCGGCTTTCCAAAGTGGCGACGAGAAAATCGTGAAGTTTCGGTAAAAGCGCCAAACTCTATAATGTCTGAGTATTGTTTCTCTGTGTCGTTTCCTTGGGCTGTGGATGAACAAGCCATTGTCGAAAATTTCGAAACCAATCAGTTTCAGCTGGTGGATGCCAGAGCGGCAGATCGTTTTAATGGAGAGAATGAAACGATGGACCCTATCGCTGGGCATATTCCAGGTGCCATTAATCGTCCTTTCTCTGATAACTTAGATGCGGAGGGTTGCTTTAAGCCTGCGGAACAATTGCATGTTGAATGGCAAGACTGGTTGTCTAATAGCAGTGATGCCTATGTATATTACTGCGGCTCAGGTGTGACGGCTTGTCATAATGTTCTGGCTTTAAATTATGCGGGAATAGAAGCTAAGCAAGTGTATGTCGGCTCATGGAGTCAATGGTCGAAAAGAATGTTGCGAGCGTCCAAGAGTTTATAG
- a CDS encoding glycosyltransferase family 2 protein has translation MMSKTPKATLTAALIVKNESKNLEVCLSSLTGWVDDIVILDSGSHDNTQEIAEKFTKHFYLKSDWQGFGIQRQTAQKYVSTDYVFWIDADEVVTEELKKSILEAVAQNKDKTAYSINRKSWVFGRFIEHSGWYPDRVTRLYKVKEGHYSDDLVHEKVLLAENVKLESLKGDLTHYTYDDLQHYLVKSASYAKLSADQKEKRGKKTSLSNASLHAFACFIKMYLIKRGFLDGKQGFLLAVLSAHSTFVKYADLWIRSQPKRPD, from the coding sequence ATGATGAGCAAAACCCCAAAAGCCACACTAACCGCTGCGCTCATTGTTAAAAATGAATCGAAGAATTTAGAAGTCTGCCTAAGCAGTTTAACTGGATGGGTAGATGATATTGTTATTCTTGACTCAGGAAGCCATGACAACACTCAGGAAATAGCAGAAAAATTCACAAAGCATTTTTACTTAAAATCCGACTGGCAAGGCTTTGGTATACAAAGACAAACAGCCCAAAAATACGTATCTACAGACTATGTCTTCTGGATTGATGCAGATGAAGTGGTTACTGAAGAATTGAAAAAAAGTATTTTAGAGGCCGTCGCTCAAAATAAAGACAAAACAGCCTACAGTATTAATCGTAAAAGCTGGGTATTTGGGCGTTTTATTGAGCACTCAGGCTGGTACCCAGATAGAGTAACTCGGCTTTACAAGGTAAAAGAAGGTCATTACTCAGACGATTTAGTACATGAAAAAGTACTTTTAGCGGAAAATGTAAAGCTTGAGTCATTAAAAGGCGATTTAACACATTACACCTACGACGACCTCCAACATTACTTAGTAAAATCAGCATCTTACGCAAAACTTTCAGCAGACCAGAAAGAAAAACGCGGCAAGAAAACATCCCTAAGCAATGCATCACTTCACGCTTTCGCCTGCTTCATAAAAATGTATCTCATAAAACGTGGCTTTTTAGATGGTAAGCAAGGTTTTCTTCTTGCGGTATTATCGGCGCACTCCACTTTTGTGAAATACGCCGACCTTTGGATACGCTCGCAACCTAAGCGCCCCGACTAA